The segment GATGTTGAATCCATAGCTTCTTGCTGATGGGTAAGCCATGTTTTCGATACCTGGCTGGAGGGTTCCTCCACTCATCGCCATGACATCAGGATCGAAATGTGGGTTTTCTGTCCATAGTGCTAGGTTTCTACCTACTATGGATACCTTCACAGATCTTACAGGCAGATCGGTAAACCATTTCTGCGGCATAGCGTAGCTCAATTTGACCTCTCTCAACTTCACATAAGAAGCATCATATTTGGCTGCCTCCACGTTGTTACGCTCATAGTATCTGTTGTTAAAATTCCTTGCAGAAATTACCACATCATTGGGCTCATAAGAATTTTCACCTGTACTAATCACGCCATAGCTAACAAGTCCATTTTCACGACCGTTGAGCGTCTCTTTCAACTGACCAGAGGTACTTCCAATCGTCTTGGTACGAGACACTACGATACCACCTTGTCTGATATCAAATAGGAATCCTAATGAAAGCCCTTTGAAAGAAAGTGTATTTTGGATCCCCATCATCCAGTCAGGATTGTAGTTGCCTTGCATTTGCAAATCCGATCCTCTGAGTGGGGTTCCTTCGGCAGAATGAATGATCTGACCATAGTATGGACTGTTCACATCCTCCACTCTGGCAAAGCCAACACCGTAGATATTCCCCATTCTTTCACCCTCACGAGCTTGGATGTAAGCACCATTACTTTCTGTCAAAGTATAGGCATCAAGACCATCTGCCAATTCGATTACTTTTGATCTATTTCTGGTGAAGTTGACATTGATATCCCAATTCAAGCCATTGTTCAATTTAATAGGAGTAGCTGTCATCATCAGCTCTATACCATTGTTTTGGATCTCTCCTGCATTGATGATGCGGCTATTATACCCAGTAGAGATATCCATCGCAATCGGTATGATCTGATCCCTGGTTCTGTTGTCATAGTAGGTAAAATCCATGCCCAATCTTCCTTTGAAAAACCTAAAGTCTGCTCCAAATTCGTATGATGAAGTTCGCTCTGGTTTCAACTCAGAGTTGGCCAATGTAGAAGACTCACTTTTGGCTTGTGTAGAACCCCATGCTGTGCCTGGCACAAAAACATTTGTCAAGCTATATGGATTGGTATCGTTTCCTACCTGAGCAAATGCAGCCCTCACTTTCATGAATGAAAACACAGATGGCAACTGGAACATATCGCTTACCACTGCACTCAATGTAGCAGATGGGTAGAAGTAACTATTGTTGTCTGCTGGCAAAGTAGAAGACCAGTCATTTCGTCCTGTGATGTCCAAGAACAACATATTCTTGTAGGCAAACTGTCCATAACCATAAAAAGAGTTAATCCTCTTCTCTGAATTAGTTTGCTCGGCCTGTAGATTCACCGCTGAGTTGGAGAAGTTATAGATACCTGGGATCAATAGCTGTGGAGCAACTGTTTTGTTGTAATTGTTGACCTGCTTCATTTGGTTTCCTCCAGCAGACAGCGTAAAAGCAAAGTTTTGATTCAACGTTTTGTTGTAAGTCAACAAGAAATCAGAGTTGCGCTCATTGAAGAATATTTTATCCTCTCTGTACATACCCACTGGGAATCTCTGTGTACTGAATGCTCTCTTTCTGTCTCTCAACTCATTGTAAAAATCTGTCCCTGTTCTGATCATTAAGCTCAACTCATCCGTGAATTTGTAGGTAGCAGACACGTTGCCCAATACTCGGTCTTTGGACTGACCATTGGTGTTTTCGTATGTTGTGAAATAAGGATTGTCGTGGTAGTTGTAGTTGTAGTTGAACTGCTGCACTCCCTCCATACCTGGCATCCAATATTCTCTCAAATTGCTCGTATTGATCTGACGACCATACCAGATCCATAGGTACATCAAACTCTCTGTACCATAGCTAATCGCAGGACGGTTGCCACTTTCAGTATTGATGTAGTTGATCGCAGCATTCACTTTCAGCTTATCAGTGATGTTGATACCAGTATTCAATGCCAGCGTATTTCTTTTAAGATCGGTGTTAGGCACCATTCCTTTTTGATCCAAATTGGTGTATGACAGTCTCACATTTCCAAAATCATTGGCAGACGTTATAGCTATGCTATTGGTCAAAGTCACTCCTGTTTGAAAGAATTCATCGATGTTGTCAGAGTTTTTGCTCCATGGAGTCGGCGTAATTGTACTACCAGCAGGTGCATTGAGATCCCCACCTCTGTATCCATCCACATTTCTTGGTGAATCAAATTGTGCGATCAACTGACCATCCATTTTAGGTCCCCAGCTTTCATCCACACCATCGGCAGTACCAGATCCAGCACCATCCACAAATTCAAACTGGCCATTATTACCTTGCCCGTAAGTATTTTGCCAATCTGGCAATCTGAGAGGGTTCTCAAATGTCGTATTAGAGTTGATAGATATACCCAATCCTTTCTTTCCCTTTCCAGACTTTGTCGTGATCAAAATTGCACCATTGGCAGCTCTAGAACCGTACAATGCTGCAGCAGCAGGCCCTTTCAGTACACTCACGGATGCGATATCGTCTGGATTGATCTCCCCTGCAGCATTTCCATAATCGACTTCAAGGTTGTTGTTACCAGATGCACCTTGTACCTGGTTACTAATCGGGATACCGTCTACGATGAATAATGGTTGGTTGGCATTGATATTCAATGAGGACTCTCCTCTGATTGTCACCCTTGCTGACCCACCTATCGTAGACCCTGAGTTGGTCACTTGCAGACCAGCTACTTTGCCACTCAAGCCACTGACCATGTTGGTTTCTCGTGCTTCGGTCATGTCGTCACCTTGCACTTCTTGTACAGAGTAGCCAAGAGCTTTGGATTCTCTCTCCACACCCAAGGCAGTCACGACGACTTCATTGAGTTGTTTTACATCTTCTGATAACGTGACATCAATCACAGTTTTGTTTCCAATGGCGATCTCTTGTGTAACATAACCTATGCTAGTTACAATGAGGGTCTGTGCTTCGGTCGGTAGGTTGAGCACATAGCTGCCATTGATATCAGTGATACTACCCACTGATGCAATTTCTTTTACGATCACAGTAGCACCAATAATAGAGCTACCTGACTCATCGAGAACCTTACCCTCGATACGTCTATCCTGTGCCATCACGTTGGATGTACAGCACAAAACTAAAACAAGCATCAAACTACTTAGGAGTAGCTTGATCTTTTCGGGATTAAATAAAGTTGAATTCATAGAATTTGGTTTTTGTGATTTATTCTATGCAATATCAAACTCTACTTTAAAGTAGCTGTGTTGAAAATGTTACTGTATCTCTAAGTTAGTTCACGAAAAACATACGGTTTGTTAACATTAAATTCATTGACTAATATGAAACCCTTTTGGTAACTTTGTTTCTAAATAAATGCATTAATCGAATGTTAAGTTTATATATATGAAACTTACATGATTAGTAGTTTACAAATAAGAAACCTCTCTAAAACATGGACAACATCGTAGTAAGCTGGATCGGTAGCAAAATCAAATCAATCCGAAACCAAAAAAACCTCTCACTCAAAGAGCTGAGTAATCAATCCAAAATAAGCAAAGGTCTCCTCTCAAAGATCGAAAACTCCAGAACTATTCCCTCATTACCTGTTTTCATCAACATACTAGAATCGCTAGAAGTAGCCCCCAAGGACTTCTTTGAAGACATGTACCTGAAGAATGGAAAGAATTTCACAATAGTAAAAAAAGAAGATAGAAAGGAAATAGAAAAAGAAGACAGACAAGGTTTCAGATACCATTCGATATTGAATCAAAGCATGCTCAATCTCAACGTGGACATAGTACACCTCACCGTCGAACCGCATGCAAAGTACGAGCCCACCAGTACGGATGGTTATGAATTCAAGATAGTCTTGTCTGGTAAAATTGAATACATCGTAGGTGAAGACAGCACACTATTAGAAGAAGGCGATTCCATCTTTTTTGATGCGAGGATACCACATTACCCTAAAGCTGGAAATGAAAAAGTACAACTATTGGTGATTTACTTTTTGTTTCCATAATCCTACTAGATATTTAGCGAGTCACTGTGAAGACCCAGCGAGTATTAGTGGGTGGTTAGCGAATCATAGTGAAAGAAAAACGAGTGATCACGAATGATTAACTGGTTTTAGTGAATACCCAGCGAGTCGTAGTGAAAGAAAAACGAGTTTTAGCGGATGGCTGACGAGTCATAGTGAAAGGAAAACGAGTCCTAGTGAATGGCTGACGAGTCTTAGTGAATGGCTGACGAGTTTTAGCGGATGATTAGCGAGTCATAGTGAAAGGAAAACGAATTATGGTGAATGCTTATTCCATTCGCTTTCCTTTCACACCAAAACTTTGCTGTTCATTGAGTGAAATTTAGAAAGAATAATCTTCTTCTATATTGACCCCATCGAGTTCATAGGATACCTTCAGGTATTTGGAAGTCAAGTATAGCACTGACATACGATTGATATCTTGCAAGGCTTCAGTGTTGAATTCTATTTCATTTCCAAAGTTCTCTTGAAGATCGCCAACTACTTCATACCTGGCTTTATAAACCACCACCACGGGCACATCACTGGCACATCCATCAGTTTGTGAAAACATAATCACACTATCTACTTCGGTGGTACGAAGGAAAGCAAGTATGTTGGCATCAAAACAATTTTCCAGCTCAACTTTTCTGCCATTTTCGTAGCGTGAGTTGAGCTCCCACAACTTCAAACTGTCCGCAGAAAGTAATCTATTGGCCTGTGTAGTCGAATAATTATCTTCAACATCCCCTAGGCAGGAATAGAAAGCGCTTCCTAACAGAAGCGCTATCCAAATATTTTTCATTCGTGATTTTTTATCTGACATTTCCTGTTCTATCGATGACTTTGTAG is part of the Reichenbachiella agarivorans genome and harbors:
- a CDS encoding SusC/RagA family TonB-linked outer membrane protein; this encodes MNSTLFNPEKIKLLLSSLMLVLVLCCTSNVMAQDRRIEGKVLDESGSSIIGATVIVKEIASVGSITDINGSYVLNLPTEAQTLIVTSIGYVTQEIAIGNKTVIDVTLSEDVKQLNEVVVTALGVERESKALGYSVQEVQGDDMTEARETNMVSGLSGKVAGLQVTNSGSTIGGSARVTIRGESSLNINANQPLFIVDGIPISNQVQGASGNNNLEVDYGNAAGEINPDDIASVSVLKGPAAAALYGSRAANGAILITTKSGKGKKGLGISINSNTTFENPLRLPDWQNTYGQGNNGQFEFVDGAGSGTADGVDESWGPKMDGQLIAQFDSPRNVDGYRGGDLNAPAGSTITPTPWSKNSDNIDEFFQTGVTLTNSIAITSANDFGNVRLSYTNLDQKGMVPNTDLKRNTLALNTGINITDKLKVNAAINYINTESGNRPAISYGTESLMYLWIWYGRQINTSNLREYWMPGMEGVQQFNYNYNYHDNPYFTTYENTNGQSKDRVLGNVSATYKFTDELSLMIRTGTDFYNELRDRKRAFSTQRFPVGMYREDKIFFNERNSDFLLTYNKTLNQNFAFTLSAGGNQMKQVNNYNKTVAPQLLIPGIYNFSNSAVNLQAEQTNSEKRINSFYGYGQFAYKNMLFLDITGRNDWSSTLPADNNSYFYPSATLSAVVSDMFQLPSVFSFMKVRAAFAQVGNDTNPYSLTNVFVPGTAWGSTQAKSESSTLANSELKPERTSSYEFGADFRFFKGRLGMDFTYYDNRTRDQIIPIAMDISTGYNSRIINAGEIQNNGIELMMTATPIKLNNGLNWDINVNFTRNRSKVIELADGLDAYTLTESNGAYIQAREGERMGNIYGVGFARVEDVNSPYYGQIIHSAEGTPLRGSDLQMQGNYNPDWMMGIQNTLSFKGLSLGFLFDIRQGGIVVSRTKTIGSTSGQLKETLNGRENGLVSYGVISTGENSYEPNDVVISARNFNNRYYERNNVEAAKYDASYVKLREVKLSYAMPQKWFTDLPVRSVKVSIVGRNLALWTENPHFDPDVMAMSGGTLQPGIENMAYPSARSYGFNININL
- a CDS encoding helix-turn-helix domain-containing protein, with protein sequence MDNIVVSWIGSKIKSIRNQKNLSLKELSNQSKISKGLLSKIENSRTIPSLPVFINILESLEVAPKDFFEDMYLKNGKNFTIVKKEDRKEIEKEDRQGFRYHSILNQSMLNLNVDIVHLTVEPHAKYEPTSTDGYEFKIVLSGKIEYIVGEDSTLLEEGDSIFFDARIPHYPKAGNEKVQLLVIYFLFP